In Melanotaenia boesemani isolate fMelBoe1 chromosome 18, fMelBoe1.pri, whole genome shotgun sequence, the following proteins share a genomic window:
- the spice1 gene encoding spindle and centriole-associated protein 1, giving the protein MSFVRAGRTQQQSKGKRPVRQKKATCPKRDWVNTVTDLSVHKLTPAELSYRHEIHKSHNKTAAQWELKEKALKRRLRHSGSPVPMDQASLSIIREVFSDQLLLQDVLARSDRAMAVVKDLFGDAPRRHTGHPSVTMAPNCDSDSELPVIQKPDPPTHLSLLSHSMMDQEALNELEISNENHREEDADPSCSSENDIIRRANVQKMKTHSRSRVTQQQKGKHPNNHREDRDYVPVTPCTSGRAPDQTALNATVAVRRVRSKQSQSEEDEEETSVMVSQVLKPEFPFSKSGRISNYTNGIRKDVSHSFDVSSVTSLSGDQSTLGLLQAMLGHVEAELDTLSPDTARASPQSSKQHRAQGLTGFSVALVSTLGRLVHLLKQREAEPQNEAEGKRLEEELKEQRGVIDALTAETMTLREEVAALQAGLQQRTAELEQRLDTVVLVMGGLGLLGEQTSLPQDFDARAAVCQTAPIPEGVPEPTQVSVSPAILLSPPRQTDNWLKSPGTQPVPLQHQFPPVDFLGSCEDIQADGSASSPTSLQLSRLPSNSSLISDLLHLQSSPGAMLAEIAELSRQNELIKAQLHQARCHGSGVGTLPSSNNERRRSSPISTGRLTPQSVEERRMCGSSGTDRASQHIQAPDEQAAQQVNSMSDGRKASETLEQATSSNSLSVNSVEQRLLELNKQSAAARSRLLELIEQQKQSVAVRGSPSVSPIPPSAFSPNTAAGEGSSQTLNLVPEREPRLQGGAERLSAGSDVSSRSFGFEERDGKLQKDKRREREGWFALSTHVK; this is encoded by the exons ATGTCGTTTGTAAGAGCGGGGCGTACACAACAacaaagcaaaggaaaaaggccTGTTCGACAAAAAAAGGCAACGTGTCCTAAACGAGACTGGGTG AACACTGTTACTGACCTGTCTGTGCACAAGTTAACACCTGCTGAACTG AGTTATCGGCATGAGATTCATAAGTCACATAACAAAACTGCAGCTCAGTGGGAGCTGAAAGAGAAAGCACTGAAACGGCGTTTAAGGCATTCTGGGAGCCCTGTGCCCATGGACCAGGCCAGCCTCAGCATCATTAGGGAG GTTTTCTCTGATCAGCTGTTGCTGCAGGATGTGTTGGCCCGCTCTGACAGAGCCATGGCTGTTGTCAAAGACCTGTTTGGAGATGCTCCGCGGAGACACACAg GGCATCCCAGTGTGACCATGGCTCCAAATTGTGATTCAGACTCAGAACTGCCTGTTATCCAAAAACCAGATCCTCCAACTCACCTGTCTCTCCTCAGCCATTCTATGATGGATCAAGAG GCTCTTAATGAACTAGAAATTTCAAACGAAAACCACAGAGAGGAGGATGCCGATCCATCCTGCAGTTCAGAGAATGATATAATTCGAAG GGCCAATGTACAAAAAATGAAGACCCACTCTCGGAGTAGAGTGACACAGCAACAAAAAGGCAAGCACCCCAACAATCACAGAGAAGACAGAGATTATGTTCCTGTGACTCCCTGCACATCGGGAAGAGCACCAGATCAAACGG CTCTGAATGCCACTGTAGCTGTTCGGCGTGTTCGGTCCAAACAGAGTCAGtcagaggaagatgaggaagaaacCTCTGTCATGGTCTCTCAGGTTCTGAAGCCTGAATTTCCATTCAGTAAATCAG GAAGGATCAGCAATTACACGAATGGGATCAGGAAGGATGTTTCTCATAGTTTTGATGTTTCATCTGTTACCTCTCTCAGTGGGGATCAGTCTACTCTGGGCCTGCTCCAGGCCATGTTGGGTCATGTGGAGGCAGAGTTAGACACCCTGAGTCCCGACACAGCAAGAGCATCACCCCAGAGTTCAAAACAGCACAGAGCACAAGGCCTCACAGGTTTCTCTGTCGCCCTGGTCTCCACACTTGGCCGTTTAGTACACCTTCTCAAACAG CGGGAAGCTGAACCTCAGAATGAGGCGGAGGGAAAAAGACTGGAGGAGGAGTTGAAAGAGCAGAGAGGGGTTATTGATGCTCTCACTGCTGAAACCATGACTTTGAGAGAAGAAGTGGCTGCCCTGCAG GCAGGATTACAGCAGCGCACAGCAGAACTGGAGCAGAGGTTGGACACAGTGGTGTTGGTGATGGGAGGACTTGGGCTACTGGGAGAGCAAACAAGTCTACCCCAAGACTTTGATGCCAGAGCTGCAG tctgtcaGACTGCTCCAATTCCTGAGGGAGTTCCTGAGCCAACACAAGTCAGTGTTTCACCTGCCATTCTGCTCTCCCCACCTCGTCAGACAGATAACTGGCTGAAAAGTCCTG GGACTCAACCTGTGCCCCTTCAACACCAGTTTCCCCCTGTAGATTTTCTTGGTTCCTGTGAGGATATCCAGGCTGATGGCTCTGCCTCGAGTCCCACTAGTTTACAACTCAGCAGACTTCCCTCCAACTCCTCACTGATCTCTGACCTCCTTCACCTGCAGTCCTCTCCAGGCGCAATGTTGGCTGAGATTGCTGAGCTAAGCAGACAGAATGAACTGATCAAGGCTCAGCTCCATCAGGCCAGGTGCCATGGGTCAGGGGTTGGAACATTACCCAGCAGCAACAATGAGCGGAGAAGGTCGAGCCCCATCAGCACAGGAAGACTCACACCTCAAAGTGTCGAGGAAAGGAGGATGTGTGGGTCCAGCGGCACAGACAGGGCGAGCCAACACATCCAAGCTCCAGACGAACAGGCCGCTCAGCAGGTGAATTCCATGTCAGATGGCCGTAAAGCTTCAGAAACTCTTGAGCAG gcaACATCATCAAACAGCCTCAGTGTAAACAGTGTGGAGCAGCGCCTCCTGGAGCTCAACAAGCAGAGCGCAGCAGCTCGGAGTCGACTGCTGGAGCTCATCGAGCAACAGAAGCAAAGTGTTGCAGTCAGAGgctctccctctgtctctcccATTCCTCCCTCGGCCTTCAGCCCAAATACAGCAG CCGGAGAAGGAAGCTCACAGACATTGAATCTGGTGCCTGAGCGGGAACCCCGGTTACAGGGTGGTGCAGAGAGACT ATCTGCTGGTTCTGATGTGTCTTCTCGTAGCTTTGGGTTTGAAGAGAGGGATGGAAAATTACAG AAGGACAAGCGGAGGGAGCGAGAAGGCTGGTTTGCCTTATCTACTCACGTAAAATGA
- the LOC121629081 gene encoding protein shisa-2 has protein sequence MWGGGFPISVSVIVTLLLIIIDVKASGEFCHGWHDSQGAWKEGFQCPEKIDAEDAIICCGKCELRYCCSSTDARLDQGSCENDKQAQEPGTENKENKNSRAVPIYVPFLIVGSVFVAFILVGSVVAVCCCRCLRPKQELSSAGATGGGAAGGRLLETIPMMANTSRGSSSRQSSTATSSSSSAPPTAPRTVPPPMMRAQASCCLPPDASVFVNMPTNFSVLNCQQATQIMSHQGQFLHPQYIGYAHPVSPTPTFLDPAQGGYRPLQSPCPPPTGGSSVTSDQKYPPVTV, from the exons ATGTGGGGAGGAGGTTTCCCGATATCTGTCAGCGTGATTGTGACTTTGCTCCTGATCATTATCGATGTAAAGGCCAGCGGAGAGTTCTGCCACGGCTGGCACGACTCCCAGGGCGCCTGGAAAGAAGGGTTCCAGTGCCCGGAGAAGATCGACGCAGAGGATGCGATCATCTGTTGTGGCAAATGTGAGCTACGCTACTGCTGCTCCAGCACGGACGCACGGCTGGATCAGGGGAGTTGCGAGAACGATAAGCAGGCACAGGAGCCCGGAACagagaacaaagaaaacaagaactCCCGTGCAG TGCCCATCTATGTGCCGTTCCTGATCGTGGGCTCCGTGTTCGTAGCCTTCATCCTGGTGGGTTCTGTGGTTGCCGTGTGTTGCTGCCGCTGCCTCCGACCCAAGCAGGAACTGTCATCGGCAGGTGCCACAGGAGGCGGGGCCGCTGGTGGGCGCCTCTTGGAAACCATCCCCATGATGGCTAACACCTCCAGGGGTTCTTCGTCCCGACAATCCAGCACAGCCACTTCGTCCAGctcctctgcaccgcccacggCCCCACGCACGGTCCCACCTCCTATGATGCGGGCTCAGGCCTCCTGCTGCCTGCCGCCCGATGCCAGTGTCTTCGTCAACATGCCCACTAACTTCTCTGTTCTCAACTGCCAGCAAGCAACCCAAATCATGTCTCACCAGGGACAGTTCTTACACCCACAATACATCGGCTATGCCCACCCAGTGTCCCCTACCCCAACCTTTTTGGACCCTGCTCAGGGAGGATATAGACCCCTCCAGTCTCCCTGCCCTCCTCCTACTGGTGGGTCTAGTGTCACTAGTGACCAGAAATACCCTCCTGTGACAGTGTGA